From the genome of Danaus plexippus chromosome 30, MEX_DaPlex, whole genome shotgun sequence, one region includes:
- the LOC116776641 gene encoding uncharacterized protein LOC116776641 produces the protein MKTTLVLGFVLVQQALASCYPASCLSPPAIDLLLPPLAALPSSCATDLAALTPTLASSLSASISATLPPLLEAALPTVLTSALAAATPLVCGQLPPAPLLLPAPPAPLALPAAPLVLPATPLPCPPLLAPPPACTAPAAVYTMPAPACALPAPTFALPAPLPAPPCALPAPTFALPAPACALPAPTPIYYAPPAPACTPLCL, from the exons ATGAAGACTACCCTCGTGCTTGGATTTGTATTGGTGCaa cAAGCACTAGCAAGCTGTTACCCAGCATCATGCTTGTCACCTCCTGCGATCGATCTGCTATTACCGCCGCTGGCAGCTCTGCCGTCATCCTGCGCCACAGACCTGGCAGCCCTAACGCCGACCCTCGCCTCCTCACTCTCAGCATCTATATCAGCGACTCTACCACCTTTACTAGAGGCGGCGTTACCGACAGTACTCACCTCCGCATTAGCTGCAGCAACACCCTTAGTATGTGGTCAGCTGCCGCCGGCACCGCTCTTGCTACCAGCTCCACCAGCTCCCCTTGCATTGCCGGCCGCTCCTCTGGTACTGCCAGCGACACCCCTTCCGTGTCCGCCTCTCTTAGCTCCCCCGCCCGCATGCACTGCCCCTGCTGCCGTATATACCATGCCAGCCCCTGCTTGTGCGTTGCCAGCCCCTACCTTCGCGTTGCCAGCCCCGTTGCCAGCCCCTCCTTGTGCGTTGCCAGCCCCTACCTTCGCGTTGCCTGCCCCTGCTTGCGCGTTGCCGGCCCCCACACCTATTTACTACGCTCCACCGGCACCAGCATGCACGCCTCTATGCCTTTAA